The Streptomyces sp. Mut1 genome window below encodes:
- a CDS encoding response regulator: MTTVLIADDQPMQRFGFRMLLESQDDMTVVGEAGNGHEALQLVARHQPDVALMDIRMPLLDGIEATRRVIRAGSRTRVLIVTTFDLDRYAYDGLRAGASGFLIKDALPEELLSGIRAVAAGDAVVAPSLTRRLLDAYVEHLPLAPGEPAPHDPRIAGLTGREREILTVIGQGWTNAEISERLHLAESTVKTHVSRILAKTGARDRVQAVILAYDTRLVTPG, encoded by the coding sequence GTGACGACCGTGCTCATCGCGGACGACCAGCCGATGCAGCGCTTCGGCTTCCGCATGCTGCTGGAGAGCCAGGACGACATGACGGTCGTCGGCGAGGCCGGCAACGGCCACGAAGCGCTCCAGCTCGTCGCCCGGCACCAGCCGGACGTAGCCCTGATGGACATCCGCATGCCGCTCCTGGACGGCATCGAGGCAACCCGCCGCGTCATCAGGGCCGGCTCACGCACACGCGTCCTGATCGTCACAACGTTCGACCTCGACCGGTACGCGTACGACGGGCTGCGCGCGGGCGCCAGTGGTTTCCTGATCAAGGACGCGCTCCCCGAGGAGCTGCTCTCCGGCATCCGCGCCGTGGCCGCCGGCGACGCGGTGGTCGCCCCGAGCCTGACCCGCCGTCTCCTGGACGCGTACGTAGAGCACTTGCCGCTCGCCCCCGGTGAACCGGCTCCCCACGATCCGCGTATCGCCGGCCTCACCGGACGCGAGCGGGAGATCCTTACGGTCATCGGCCAGGGGTGGACGAATGCGGAGATCTCCGAGCGCCTCCATCTCGCCGAGTCGACGGTGAAGACACATGTCTCCCGCATTCTTGCGAAGACGGGCGCCAGGGATCGCGTCCAGGCGGTGATCCTGGCGTACGACACACGCCTGGTCACCCCGGGGTGA
- a CDS encoding sensor histidine kinase, whose translation MTHEDTDRAPAPPRSPGPAADPNPLTGHIQRALQHVRAFDRRRPAVWDGVLATFWVLFAALDISSGGWRTVAVDPHVPAPLVLAMSVAFSAPLLWRRARPQAVLAFMAPFSLVDVWTGAMIQASFLQEIVVFNIAVRLPMRALARSGALVAGPLVFASFRFPDGWDRLFLPHVWAFAFAALAGIVVRTRKEYTEALVDRADRLERERDQQARLAAAAERARIAREMHDIIGHNLSVITGLADGGSYAAARNPELAAHALDAIGTTSRQALAELRRLLGVLRDRPEDAERTPQPTLDDMDALLEGVRRAGLAVRLRMAGTPPPVPPTAGRQLTVYRVVQESLTNTLKHTGRSSALTADVSLTYHPRELEAVITDNGSPRPSDRAAAGTGQGITGMRARASLYDGTLEAGPTATTGWRVRLRLPLEDSPS comes from the coding sequence GTGACGCACGAGGACACCGACCGGGCCCCGGCACCGCCCCGATCACCGGGGCCCGCGGCGGACCCCAATCCGCTCACCGGGCACATACAGCGCGCCCTTCAGCACGTCCGCGCGTTCGACCGCCGCCGTCCGGCCGTCTGGGACGGCGTCCTCGCCACATTCTGGGTTCTGTTCGCCGCGCTCGACATCTCCTCCGGCGGCTGGCGCACGGTCGCCGTCGACCCGCACGTGCCTGCGCCGCTGGTGCTCGCGATGAGCGTGGCGTTCTCCGCCCCACTGCTGTGGCGCCGGGCCCGCCCGCAGGCGGTACTGGCGTTCATGGCCCCGTTCTCGCTGGTCGACGTCTGGACGGGGGCGATGATCCAGGCCTCGTTCCTTCAGGAGATCGTGGTCTTCAACATCGCGGTACGCCTGCCGATGCGCGCCCTGGCCCGGTCGGGCGCGCTGGTGGCCGGCCCGCTGGTGTTCGCCTCCTTCCGCTTCCCGGACGGCTGGGACCGGCTGTTCCTCCCGCACGTGTGGGCCTTCGCGTTCGCGGCCCTCGCCGGCATCGTGGTGCGTACGCGCAAGGAGTACACGGAGGCCCTCGTCGACCGGGCCGACCGGCTGGAGCGCGAGCGCGACCAGCAGGCCCGCCTCGCGGCCGCCGCCGAACGGGCCCGGATCGCCAGGGAGATGCACGACATCATCGGTCACAACCTCTCCGTCATCACGGGCCTGGCGGACGGCGGCTCGTACGCGGCGGCCAGGAACCCGGAACTCGCGGCCCATGCCCTGGACGCCATCGGCACCACCAGCCGCCAGGCCCTCGCGGAACTCCGCCGCCTGCTCGGTGTGTTGCGCGACCGGCCGGAGGACGCCGAGCGCACCCCGCAGCCCACACTGGACGACATGGACGCGCTGCTGGAGGGCGTACGCCGGGCCGGTCTCGCTGTACGTCTACGGATGGCCGGTACGCCACCGCCGGTTCCGCCCACCGCGGGACGCCAGCTGACGGTCTACCGGGTGGTGCAGGAGTCCCTGACCAACACCCTGAAGCACACCGGCCGTTCCTCCGCGCTCACGGCTGACGTCTCACTGACCTACCACCCGCGTGAGCTGGAGGCCGTGATCACGGACAATGGCTCCCCGCGCCCCTCCGACCGGGCCGCCGCCGGCACCGGTCAGGGCATCACCGGGATGCGCGCCCGCGCCTCCCTCTACGACGGCACGCTCGAAGCCGGCCCGACCGCCACGACCGGTTGGCGGGTACGGCTCCGACTCCCCCTGGAGGACTCCCCCTCGTGA
- a CDS encoding ABC transporter permease — protein sequence MTTTTALPRPYRITPARVLRSEWHKLRSLRSSWITLGTAAALVLGVGIVMGTTYTSDGGDSDVDTVVLVLYGSVLGTLCTVVLGILVTAGEYSSGMIRASLTAVPRRLPVLWAKAAVFTATVFTAMLATTLITFLVAQIFLGDTDQAASLNDPGVLRAVAGNAAGTTLLSLIALGLGALLRSVPGAIGAFIGGVMILPEVLTMLPYDAVETAVRYFPTQASGVLGSATPLPDAASPGTALLALTLWASATLVAAAVLLRRRDA from the coding sequence ATGACCACCACCACGGCCCTTCCCCGCCCCTACCGCATTACTCCCGCCCGGGTACTGCGCTCCGAGTGGCACAAGCTGCGGTCACTGCGCTCCAGCTGGATCACCCTGGGCACGGCCGCCGCACTGGTCCTCGGCGTCGGCATCGTCATGGGTACGACGTACACGTCCGACGGCGGAGACTCGGACGTCGATACCGTCGTCCTCGTCCTCTACGGCTCCGTCCTGGGCACGCTCTGCACGGTCGTCCTGGGCATCCTCGTCACCGCGGGCGAGTACTCCTCGGGAATGATCCGCGCCTCCCTGACCGCCGTCCCGCGCCGGCTCCCGGTCCTGTGGGCAAAGGCCGCCGTCTTCACCGCCACCGTCTTCACCGCCATGCTCGCCACCACACTCATCACGTTCCTCGTCGCCCAGATCTTCCTCGGCGACACGGATCAGGCCGCGTCCCTCAACGACCCCGGTGTACTGCGCGCCGTGGCGGGGAACGCCGCCGGAACCACCCTCCTCAGCCTCATCGCCCTGGGCCTCGGCGCACTCCTGCGCTCGGTCCCGGGAGCGATCGGCGCGTTCATCGGAGGCGTGATGATCCTCCCCGAGGTGCTCACCATGCTCCCGTACGACGCGGTGGAGACGGCAGTCCGCTACTTCCCCACCCAGGCCTCGGGCGTCCTGGGCTCCGCGACCCCGCTCCCCGACGCCGCGTCCCCGGGGACCGCCCTGCTCGCCCTCACCTTGTGGGCCTCGGCCACACTGGTCGCGGCAGCGGTGCTCCTGCGCCGTCGCGACGCATGA
- a CDS encoding ATP-binding cassette domain-containing protein — MIRAYALTKRYGDATVVQDLDFTVRPGTVTGLLGPNGAGKSTTMRMLLGLDTPTRGRSTIGGRAYATHSAPLTEVGALLEARSIHPGRTAFHHLMALAHTHGIPRSRVEHVLGLAGLNSVAGKRVKGFSLGMGQRLGIAAALLGDPAALILDEPVNGLDPEGVLWIRNLLRSLAAEGRTVLVSSHLMSEMALTADHLVVIGRGCLLADTTVSAFTTAAGGGSVTVLTPRTTALRDLLRGPDIEITATPGSDRLEVRGTDAEHIGRTAAAHAIPLYELTPHTASLEQAFMDLTQESVDYRINAPEPTGAPA, encoded by the coding sequence ATGATCAGGGCCTACGCACTCACCAAACGCTACGGGGACGCCACCGTCGTCCAGGACCTCGACTTCACCGTCCGACCCGGCACGGTCACCGGCTTACTCGGGCCGAACGGCGCCGGAAAGTCCACGACCATGCGCATGCTGCTCGGTCTGGACACCCCCACCCGGGGCCGCTCCACGATCGGCGGCCGCGCCTACGCCACCCACAGCGCGCCCCTCACCGAGGTCGGAGCCCTCCTGGAGGCCCGGTCCATCCACCCGGGCCGCACCGCCTTCCACCACCTGATGGCGCTCGCGCACACCCACGGCATCCCGCGCAGCCGCGTCGAGCACGTCCTGGGCCTCGCCGGGCTGAACTCCGTCGCCGGGAAACGGGTCAAGGGGTTCTCGCTCGGCATGGGCCAGCGCCTCGGCATCGCCGCCGCCCTCCTCGGCGACCCGGCGGCCCTGATCCTGGACGAACCGGTCAACGGCCTCGACCCGGAGGGCGTCCTCTGGATCCGCAACCTCCTCAGGTCCCTCGCCGCCGAGGGCCGCACGGTGCTGGTCTCGTCGCACCTGATGAGCGAGATGGCCCTCACCGCCGACCATCTGGTCGTCATCGGACGCGGCTGTCTGCTCGCCGACACCACGGTCAGCGCGTTCACGACCGCGGCCGGCGGCGGATCGGTCACCGTCCTCACCCCGCGGACCACAGCCCTCCGCGACCTCCTGCGCGGCCCCGACATCGAGATCACCGCCACGCCCGGCTCGGACCGGCTGGAGGTCCGCGGCACGGACGCCGAACACATCGGCCGCACCGCCGCCGCCCACGCCATCCCCCTGTACGAACTCACCCCGCACACCGCGTCCCTGGAACAGGCCTTCATGGACCTCACCCAGGAATCCGTCGACTACCGGATCAACGCGCCCGAACCGACCGGAGCCCCCGCATGA
- a CDS encoding GNAT family N-acetyltransferase codes for MDYVIRPVRADEWQSVRELRLAALQDPVAPVAFLETYEQGLKRSDDAWRERTVAASEDGAGAVRQFIAEGPDGRWAGTVSVLVERPDDEARFGDAAPVDQGHAVGVFVRPEARGTGVAEELFRAALEWSWSLDEPRLERVRLYVHEDNPRAAAFYRRIGFAPTGETVPMPGDPTARELEYAVARS; via the coding sequence ATGGACTACGTGATACGGCCGGTGCGCGCCGACGAGTGGCAGTCGGTGAGGGAACTCCGGCTGGCCGCCTTGCAGGACCCGGTCGCCCCGGTGGCGTTCCTGGAGACGTACGAGCAGGGCTTGAAGCGGTCCGACGACGCCTGGCGGGAGCGGACGGTCGCCGCGTCCGAGGACGGTGCGGGTGCGGTGCGGCAGTTCATCGCCGAGGGCCCGGACGGCCGCTGGGCGGGCACGGTGAGCGTTCTCGTCGAACGGCCCGACGACGAGGCGCGGTTCGGTGACGCGGCCCCGGTCGACCAGGGCCACGCGGTCGGTGTGTTCGTACGGCCCGAGGCGCGGGGCACGGGTGTGGCCGAAGAGCTGTTCCGGGCCGCTCTGGAGTGGTCGTGGTCGCTGGACGAGCCGCGCCTGGAGCGCGTACGGCTGTACGTCCACGAGGACAATCCGCGGGCCGCGGCCTTCTACCGCCGGATCGGCTTCGCGCCGACCGGGGAGACGGTGCCCATGCCGGGCGACCCGACGGCCCGTGAGCTGGAGTACGCGGTGGCGCGGTCGTAG
- a CDS encoding type IV secretory system conjugative DNA transfer family protein, translated as MAGSNGGARSGGGRGGGIPDGLLLGLLAFLLGFTLLVWAATGLAGLLAHGAWPDGVTLTETPLALRRLMAAPHDLPAAWPNTPPGELSGYGLFWGLLIGELMVLVVLVVFVLGVVTRWRAVRARQRDERLEQQEQLRRAERSQRRERQPKGTARVRRGRREEYAHEAALPEPGPAQAPAPATSRKPAPTVPGPTVPPSPTEYAPAAETETEADTETDRKSDRKSDRETESVTPHPLPDSLAALVPTAAPTPVAVPSPRTPLVVYGPAATRRSAAVQAIREADGPVLVVTSDPSVWAETKDARAKLGPVLVYDPGHFCDTPARLHWAPTAGCEQPDRAAARATALLAPVRPQARIDAATADTAETLLRCWLHAAAIDGRPFRQVHRWALGGSAHEPVRLLRTHPKAAPGLAGLLESALTGHPERREMAQELNVRAFGALSSVHVRDACTPNRADALALDSFANEGGSLYVVGEPIETPRSGPGAMPLLTALASDVVEHGRRMAARSSDGRLDPPMTLVLDDVAAVAPLPRLPELLATGQAQGLSTIALLRSPEQARSQWPQQLTTPTPL; from the coding sequence ATGGCGGGGAGCAACGGCGGGGCACGGTCCGGTGGCGGCCGAGGGGGCGGCATCCCCGACGGCCTGCTCCTCGGGCTGCTGGCCTTCCTCCTCGGCTTCACCCTGCTGGTCTGGGCGGCCACCGGACTCGCCGGACTCCTCGCACACGGGGCATGGCCCGACGGCGTCACGCTGACCGAGACCCCGCTGGCGCTGCGCCGGCTCATGGCCGCCCCGCACGATCTGCCCGCCGCCTGGCCGAACACACCACCGGGCGAGCTCTCCGGGTACGGGCTGTTCTGGGGTCTGCTCATCGGCGAACTGATGGTGCTGGTGGTCCTGGTGGTGTTCGTGCTGGGCGTCGTCACCCGCTGGCGCGCCGTACGCGCCCGCCAGCGGGACGAACGGCTGGAGCAGCAGGAGCAGCTGCGCCGGGCAGAGCGGTCCCAGCGCCGGGAGCGGCAGCCGAAGGGGACGGCGCGCGTCCGGCGGGGCCGGCGGGAGGAGTACGCGCACGAGGCGGCGCTCCCCGAGCCCGGACCGGCCCAGGCGCCCGCGCCCGCCACCTCCCGGAAGCCCGCGCCCACAGTCCCCGGCCCCACCGTGCCCCCCTCCCCGACGGAGTACGCCCCCGCAGCGGAGACAGAGACGGAGGCGGACACGGAGACGGACAGAAAGTCGGACAGGAAGTCGGACAGAGAGACGGAATCAGTCACTCCACATCCGCTCCCCGACAGCCTCGCCGCCCTCGTCCCGACCGCCGCCCCCACGCCGGTCGCCGTCCCCTCCCCGCGCACCCCGCTCGTCGTCTACGGCCCCGCCGCCACCCGCCGGTCGGCCGCCGTCCAGGCCATCCGCGAAGCCGACGGACCCGTGCTCGTCGTGACCTCCGACCCCAGCGTCTGGGCCGAGACGAAGGACGCCCGCGCCAAACTGGGCCCGGTCCTCGTCTACGACCCCGGCCACTTCTGCGACACCCCCGCCCGGCTGCACTGGGCGCCCACCGCCGGATGCGAGCAGCCCGACCGGGCAGCCGCCCGCGCCACCGCGCTGCTCGCCCCCGTGCGGCCGCAGGCCCGTATCGACGCGGCGACGGCCGACACCGCAGAGACCCTGCTGCGCTGCTGGCTGCATGCCGCCGCCATCGACGGCCGCCCCTTCCGCCAGGTCCACCGCTGGGCCCTCGGCGGCAGCGCCCACGAGCCGGTCCGCCTGCTCCGCACCCACCCCAAGGCGGCGCCCGGACTCGCCGGACTGCTGGAGTCCGCGCTCACCGGCCACCCCGAACGCCGCGAGATGGCACAGGAACTGAACGTACGGGCCTTCGGCGCCCTCTCCTCCGTCCACGTCCGGGACGCCTGCACACCAAATCGAGCAGATGCGCTCGCACTGGATTCCTTTGCGAACGAAGGGGGCAGCCTCTATGTGGTGGGCGAACCCATCGAGACCCCGCGCTCCGGCCCGGGGGCCATGCCCCTGCTCACCGCGCTCGCCTCAGACGTGGTCGAGCACGGCCGTCGCATGGCCGCACGGTCATCCGACGGCCGGCTCGACCCACCAATGACGCTCGTCCTCGATGACGTCGCGGCCGTCGCGCCCCTGCCCCGGCTGCCGGAGCTGCTGGCGACCGGCCAGGCCCAGGGCCTGTCGACCATCGCGCTGCTCCGCTCCCCCGAACAGGCCCGCTCCCAGTGGCCGCAGCAGCTCACGACACCCACGCCCCTCTGA
- a CDS encoding ATP-binding protein, translating into MRDPLSALSDAFTAFLFGKVETTRLPVRTSTGQAQAVYLPTAAPGLGDSGVIIGREVYSGKGYIYDPFQLYGQQLPAPHWLVLGESGNGKSALEKTYVLRQLRFRDRQVVVLDAQGEDGVGEWNLIAQELGLTPIRLDPTSALNGGIRLNPLDPAITTTGQLALLRTIIEVAMGHGLDERSGFALKVAHAYVNETTTDRQPVLMDIVDQLRHPEPESARAMNVDIDDVRAWGLDVALVLDRLVDGDLRGMFDGPTSFGIDLDAPLIVFDLSHIDRNSIAMPILMAIVGVWLEHTWIRPDRKKRIFLVEEAWHIINSPFVAQLFQRLLKFGRRLGLSFVAVVHHLSDVVDGAAAREAAAILKMASTRTIYAQKADEARATGRVLGLPRWAVEIIPTLTPGIAVWDVNGNVQVVKHLITEAERPLVFTDRAMTESSAVDLLPDDVRAADLEAEQRAARIENQQRLNESSESTVA; encoded by the coding sequence ATGCGAGATCCGCTGTCCGCGTTGTCGGACGCCTTTACCGCCTTCCTCTTCGGGAAGGTGGAGACGACCCGGCTGCCCGTACGCACCTCGACCGGGCAGGCCCAGGCCGTCTACCTGCCCACCGCCGCTCCCGGCCTCGGCGACTCCGGCGTGATCATCGGCCGCGAGGTGTACTCCGGCAAGGGCTACATCTACGACCCCTTCCAGCTCTACGGCCAGCAGCTCCCCGCCCCGCACTGGCTGGTCCTCGGCGAGTCCGGGAACGGCAAGTCCGCGCTGGAGAAGACATACGTGCTGCGCCAGCTCCGCTTCCGCGACCGCCAGGTCGTCGTCCTGGACGCCCAGGGCGAGGACGGCGTCGGTGAGTGGAACCTCATCGCGCAGGAGCTGGGCCTCACCCCCATCCGCCTCGACCCCACCTCCGCCCTCAACGGCGGCATCCGGCTCAACCCGCTCGACCCGGCGATCACCACGACCGGCCAGCTCGCCCTGCTGCGCACCATCATCGAAGTCGCCATGGGCCACGGCCTCGACGAGCGCTCCGGCTTCGCGCTCAAGGTCGCACACGCCTATGTGAACGAGACGACGACCGACCGCCAGCCCGTGCTGATGGACATCGTCGATCAGCTCCGCCACCCCGAACCGGAATCCGCCCGAGCGATGAACGTCGACATAGACGACGTACGCGCCTGGGGCCTGGACGTCGCACTCGTCCTGGACCGGCTCGTCGACGGCGACCTGCGCGGCATGTTCGACGGCCCGACGTCCTTCGGTATCGACCTGGACGCCCCGCTGATCGTCTTCGACCTCTCGCACATCGACCGCAACTCGATCGCCATGCCGATCCTGATGGCGATCGTCGGCGTCTGGCTGGAACACACCTGGATCAGGCCCGACCGCAAGAAGCGCATCTTCCTGGTCGAAGAGGCCTGGCACATCATCAACTCGCCCTTCGTCGCCCAGCTCTTCCAGCGCCTGCTGAAGTTCGGCCGACGGCTCGGCCTCTCGTTCGTCGCCGTCGTCCACCACCTCAGCGACGTGGTCGACGGCGCCGCGGCGCGAGAAGCGGCGGCCATCCTGAAGATGGCGTCGACGCGCACGATCTACGCCCAGAAGGCCGACGAGGCGAGAGCCACCGGCCGGGTACTCGGGCTGCCCCGATGGGCGGTCGAGATCATCCCCACCCTCACCCCCGGCATCGCGGTCTGGGACGTCAACGGCAACGTACAGGTCGTCAAACACCTGATCACCGAGGCCGAACGCCCGCTCGTCTTCACCGACCGCGCCATGACCGAGTCGTCCGCGGTCGACCTACTCCCGGACGACGTACGGGCCGCCGACCTCGAAGCGGAACAGCGCGCGGCCAGAATCGAGAACCAGCAACGGCTGAACGAGTCGTCCGAGTCAACGGTGGCATGA
- a CDS encoding DUF402 domain-containing protein, protein MKKDKRGSVNGSQGQILHWNFFIGGHLSASVPVRLVERTDAGQLVWMESGTPMWHAALPRGVTHLRDIDPHERPAGGFPVVAGRWPMGDALFYQPTGAAHSVLWLFGRRHTFRGWYVNLERRVHHGDDIDITDHELDINVAPDRSWRWKDEQSFAEKTGHPAYWTAEEAVAIRSEGATVAQLAEAGTFPFDGSWCDFQPPSWWKTPSRPPRPRHPLLRPLDEPTSHPAP, encoded by the coding sequence ATGAAAAAGGACAAGAGGGGCAGCGTAAACGGCAGTCAGGGCCAGATCCTGCACTGGAACTTCTTCATAGGCGGCCACCTGAGCGCCTCCGTTCCCGTACGTCTCGTCGAACGCACGGACGCCGGCCAGCTGGTGTGGATGGAGTCGGGCACCCCGATGTGGCACGCCGCTCTTCCACGGGGCGTCACCCACTTGCGGGACATCGATCCGCACGAGCGCCCAGCCGGAGGCTTCCCCGTCGTCGCGGGCCGCTGGCCGATGGGCGACGCCCTCTTCTACCAGCCGACGGGGGCCGCGCACTCGGTGCTGTGGCTCTTCGGCCGCAGACACACGTTCCGCGGCTGGTACGTGAACCTCGAACGCCGGGTGCACCACGGCGACGACATCGACATCACGGACCACGAACTGGACATCAATGTGGCGCCGGACCGGTCCTGGAGATGGAAGGACGAGCAGTCCTTCGCGGAGAAGACCGGCCACCCCGCGTACTGGACCGCCGAGGAAGCCGTCGCAATCCGGTCCGAAGGGGCGACGGTCGCACAGCTCGCCGAGGCCGGAACCTTTCCCTTCGACGGCTCCTGGTGCGACTTCCAGCCACCTTCGTGGTGGAAAACCCCGTCCCGCCCGCCGCGCCCCCGCCACCCGCTCCTGCGCCCGCTGGACGAGCCGACCTCGCACCCGGCGCCCTGA
- a CDS encoding DUF4232 domain-containing protein — MRTNRNRKHTAALGAALTAVLALALTACGGDDEGTKSAGPADTSASADATTNADNAKDKGAAKTDGATTAGGSTDTAGTNTSKTGATKSGGSTGSASGGDTSDSYAFKHPCESGDLSVRVYAREGSSTQHVIEVNNVGANSCGLSYFPRVSLGAANASDHSGDIRPLVPGGLGGAPAYPVKPKTAAIAVIDLNPSGSANALTWINELNVLADGDHMPNADQLNFALGPNVKVHDPKLGLYESSIADAVSSMKQANTKS; from the coding sequence ATGCGCACGAACCGCAACCGCAAGCACACCGCCGCCCTCGGTGCCGCCCTCACCGCCGTGCTCGCTCTCGCCCTGACCGCGTGCGGCGGCGACGACGAGGGTACGAAGTCGGCCGGCCCGGCGGACACCTCCGCGTCGGCCGACGCCACCACGAACGCCGACAACGCCAAGGACAAGGGCGCCGCGAAGACCGACGGCGCGACAACGGCCGGCGGCTCCACGGACACGGCCGGCACCAACACCTCCAAGACCGGCGCCACGAAGTCCGGCGGCTCCACGGGCTCCGCCTCGGGCGGCGACACCAGCGACAGCTACGCCTTCAAGCACCCCTGCGAGAGCGGCGACCTGTCGGTGCGCGTGTACGCCCGTGAGGGTTCGTCCACCCAGCACGTCATCGAGGTCAACAATGTCGGCGCGAACTCCTGCGGCCTGAGCTACTTCCCGCGCGTCAGCCTCGGCGCCGCGAACGCCTCGGACCACAGCGGCGACATCAGGCCGCTGGTCCCGGGCGGCCTGGGCGGGGCCCCGGCGTACCCGGTCAAGCCGAAGACCGCCGCGATCGCGGTGATCGACCTGAATCCGAGCGGCAGCGCCAACGCCCTGACCTGGATCAACGAGCTGAACGTCCTGGCCGACGGCGACCACATGCCCAACGCCGACCAGCTCAACTTCGCGCTCGGCCCGAACGTCAAGGTGCACGACCCGAAGCTCGGCCTGTACGAGAGCTCGATCGCGGACGCGGTGAGCTCCATGAAGCAGGCGAACACCAAGTCCTGA
- a CDS encoding low temperature requirement protein A, with translation MSSSSPVPSFWHRPMVARRADEQHRASTMLELFFDLCFVAAVAQAASAFEHELAAGRIGHGVLGYAMVFFAIWWAWMNFTWFASAYDTDDVPYRLLTLLQITGALVLAAGAADALEHEDFTVITWGYVIMRLAMVTQWLRAARSDPGRRRTCLNYAAGIFLVQIGWVVRLALPGSLGLVTFAVLVLAEIAVPALAERKTTTTWHPHHIAERYGLFTLIVLGESITAATGAVRTALDTHAELGDLAALVVGGILTVFALWWLYFAQNAPQLLTSLRTALLWGYGHYFVFASAAAVGAGLALNVAHTAGHGHISDRTAAAAYTVPVAVFLTLVRLLHHRSASLGRAANILHPAAVLAVLAATFTPSPILTTGIITALLIATTLLLTARDAAAHETGLSDGSGEPAS, from the coding sequence ATGAGTTCTTCATCCCCCGTCCCCAGCTTCTGGCACCGGCCCATGGTGGCCCGCCGCGCCGACGAACAGCACCGCGCCTCGACGATGCTGGAGCTGTTCTTCGACCTGTGCTTCGTCGCAGCCGTCGCCCAGGCCGCGTCCGCGTTCGAGCACGAACTCGCCGCGGGCCGCATCGGCCACGGTGTTCTCGGGTACGCGATGGTGTTCTTCGCGATCTGGTGGGCGTGGATGAACTTCACGTGGTTCGCCTCGGCGTACGACACCGACGACGTGCCGTACCGGCTGCTGACGCTCCTACAGATCACCGGTGCGCTCGTCCTCGCGGCGGGGGCAGCGGACGCGCTGGAGCACGAGGACTTCACTGTCATCACCTGGGGTTATGTGATCATGCGGCTCGCCATGGTCACACAGTGGCTGCGCGCCGCCCGCTCCGACCCGGGGAGGCGCCGTACCTGCCTGAACTACGCCGCCGGGATCTTCCTGGTGCAGATCGGCTGGGTCGTACGGCTGGCCCTGCCCGGGAGCCTCGGGCTCGTCACGTTCGCGGTCCTCGTGCTCGCCGAAATCGCCGTTCCCGCCCTGGCGGAACGCAAAACCACCACCACCTGGCATCCGCACCACATCGCCGAGCGGTACGGACTGTTCACGCTGATCGTGCTGGGCGAGTCGATCACGGCCGCCACCGGAGCCGTACGCACCGCCCTGGACACCCACGCGGAACTCGGTGACCTCGCCGCCCTGGTCGTGGGAGGCATCCTGACGGTGTTCGCCCTGTGGTGGCTCTACTTCGCGCAGAACGCCCCCCAGCTGCTCACGAGCCTGCGCACGGCGCTGCTGTGGGGCTACGGGCACTACTTCGTCTTCGCGTCGGCGGCCGCCGTCGGCGCAGGGCTCGCGCTCAACGTCGCCCATACCGCCGGGCACGGCCACATCTCCGACCGCACGGCGGCCGCGGCCTACACCGTCCCGGTCGCCGTGTTCCTCACCCTCGTCCGCCTCCTGCACCACCGCTCCGCGTCTCTCGGCCGGGCCGCGAACATCCTCCACCCGGCCGCGGTCCTCGCCGTCCTGGCAGCCACGTTCACCCCGTCACCGATCCTGACGACGGGCATCATCACCGCCCTCCTCATCGCCACCACCCTCCTCCTGACCGCCCGCGACGCCGCCGCACACGAGACCGGCTTGTCCGACGGCTCCGGCGAGCCCGCGAGCTGA